CGCGAGGTCCTGACCTGGGTCCGCGATCTGTTCGGCCTCTCGCTGATCGAGAAACACCTCTCCTGGTACCTGATGAACGGCCGCCTGTCGATGCAGCGTGCCCGCACCGTCGGCGACTACATCAACCGCCTGCTGGTCCGCCTCCGCCCCCACGCCCTGGATCTGGTGGACGCGTTCGGCTACGGCCAGGAGCACATCCGCTCCACCGTGGGCAGTGGCGCCGAGCTGATCCGTCAGGACGAGGCACGGGCGTACTACCGCACCCTCCGGGCCTCCGGAGACGCTCCGGTGGATGAGAAGGTCCTCCTGGAGCGCGCCAAGAGGAAGTAATCCGGCATGCGAAAGCCCCCTGCACCGTGCGGCGCAGGGGGCTTTCGCGTCACCGTCAGCTCTGGTCGCCGCCCTGGGGCAGCACCGAGCGGTAGACGTCGAGAGTGGTCTGGGCGATCGAATCCCAGGAGAAGTTCTCCTCGGCGCGACGGCGCCCCGCCTGACCCATCGCGTGGGCCCGCTGGGGATCCGAGACCACCTCATGGAGGGCGGCCGCGAAATCATCGACGAACTTCTGCGGGTCCAGGGGCGTCCCCGTGCCGTCCGTGACCTGTTCCAGCGGCACCAGAAGACCGGTTTCGCCATGCGCCACCACCTCGGGGATGCCACCGGTCGCACTCGCGACGACGGCGGCGCCACACGCCATGGCCTCCAGGTTGACGATGCCCAGGGGCTCGTAGATGGACGGGCAGGCGAACGCCGTCGCGTGGCTGAGCACCTGGATGAGCTCACGGCGCGGGAGCATGCGTTCGATGAGCACGACGCCGTCCCGCTCGGCCTGGAGTCCTGCGATCAGTTCAGCGGTCTCGGCCGCGAGTTCCGGGGTGTCCGCCGCGCCGAGGCACAGGACGAGCTGGACGTCCGCGGGAAGCTGCTGAGCCGCCCGCAGCAGATACGGGACGCCCTTCTGGCGCGTGTTGCGGCCGACGAAGACCACGCTGGGACGCGAGGGGTCGATGCCGAGGGCGCGGACGGCGTCGTCGTTCTCATCGCGCTCCCAGAGGGAGACGTCGATGCCGTTGTGGACCACGCGCACCTTGGCCGGGTCGACGTTCGGGTAGCAGCGCAGGATGTCCTGGCGCATGCCTTCGGAGACCGCGATGATGGCGGCCGCGGCCTCATAGGAGGTCTGCTCCACCCACGAGCTGAGGCGGTAGCCACCACCCAGCTGCTCCGCCTTCCACGGCCGGAGCGGCTCCAGGCTGTGGGCGCTGAGGACGTGCGGGATGCCGTGCAGCAGGGAGGCCAGGTGGCCGGCCATATTGGCATACCAGGTGTGGGAGTGGACCAGGTCCGCGCCGGCGACATCCGGCACGATGCTCAGGTCGACGCCGAGGGTCTGGACCGCGGGATTGGCGTCCTTCAGTTCCACGGGGGTCTCGTAGGTGCTGACCGTGGCGCCGTGGAAGTCGGCGTCGCGGGGCGCGCCGAAGGCGTGAACCCGCAGGTCGACGTGCGAAGCGAGGACGCGACTCAGCTCGGCAACGTGCACTCCGGCGCCGCCGTAAATATCCGGCGGAAATTCTTTGGAAACAATATCGATTCGCACGTTTACAACGTAGTCCCAAGTGCCCAACTGATCTAGTGTGAAAGCTGTTCGGTGGTCTACATGACGGCCGTCACACTCGGAACGTACGCAGGAGTACCCATATGGCACTGAAAAAAGTCCTTGCAATAGTCCTGGCCGGCGGAGAGGGCAACCGGCTCATGCCGCTCACGGCTGACCGGGCCAAACCCGCGGTGCCGTTCGCCGGAAGTTACCGACTGATTGACTTTGCTTTGTCAAACCTCGTGAACTCCGGTTATTTCAAGATCGTGGTGCTCACGCAGTACAAGTCCCACAGCCTTGACCGGCACATTTCCGAGACGTGGCGTCTGTCCACCCAGTTGCAGAATTATGTGGCCTCGGTGCCGGCTCAGCAGCGTATCGGCAAGAGCTGGTTCCTCGGCAGTGCCAACGCCATCTACCAGTCGCTGAACCTGATCCACGACGCACAGCCGGACATCGTGGTCGTGGTCGGCGCGGACCATGTGTACCGCATGGACTTCCAGCAGATGGTGGCGCAGCACGTGGCCAGCGGCGCCAAGGCGACGGTCGCCGCCGTCCGTCAGCCGCTCGAGATGGCCAACCAGTTCGGCGTGATCGAGGTGGACCAGGAGGACGCCTCCAAGATCTCCGCCTTCGTGGAGAAGCCCGCCAGCACCCCGGGTCTGGCCGCCGCGCCGGATCAGTTCCTCGCCTCCATGGGCAACTACGTGTTCGACGCCGACGCCCTGGTGGAGGCCCTCACGCTCGACGCCGAGCGCACCGACACCAAGCACGACATGGGCGGGGACATCATCCCGTACTTCGTCTCCCGCGGCGAGGCCGGCGTGTACGACTTCACCACCAACCAGATCCCGGGCTCCACCGAACGGGACCGCACTTACTGGCGCGACGTGGGCACCATCGACTCGTTCTACGACGCCCACATGGACCTCATCTCCCCCGTGCCGGTGTTCAACCTCTACAACCGCGACTGGCCCATCTTCACCCGCCAGACCATCTCCCCGCCGGCCAAGTTCGTCAAGGGCCGCAACAACACGGTCGGCACCGCCCTGGACTCGATCGTGGCCAACGGCGTGGTGGTGTCCGGCGGCATCGTGGAGGGCTCGGTGCTCTCCAACGACGCCTACATCGAGGCGGGTGCCCGTGTGCTGGATTCCGTGCTGATGGACAACGTCTACGTGGGCGAAGGCGCGATCGTGCGCCGGGCCATCCTGGACAAGAACGTCCGGATCCCGAAGGGCGCCACCATCGGCGTCGACCGAGAGCTGGACGAGGCCCGTGGTTTCAAGGTCACCGAGTCCGGGATCACGGTGCTGTCCAAGGGGCAGCCGGTTCCGGAGCCGGATGAGGACGAGCTCGCCCTGTCCCGGAGCCTGCGGGGCACCGTCCCGGAGAGCGTGAAGGCCGCCGTCGAGGAGTACGACGAGCTGAAGGCGGCCATCGACAAGGTGTCCCTGGTCCAGACCGAGACCACGGAGACCGCGTCGGATGAGGATGTGGACTCCGCTGAGGACGCCGCCGCAGAGGTGACCGCGGACGCGAAGAGCTCATAGCGCTCAGCGCACGGAATTCACCCTGAGCGACGGCGGTCCGGCCCGGGCCGCCGTCGTTCGCGTTCCGAGCAGTGGGCCGCGCCCACTAAAATAGGGGAAATGACCACCCCCGAACTCACACCGGATGAGATCGAAGCCTGCCTCAAAGTCCTCAACACGATCCACGTCTATGACGAAGAGGATCCGGACTACATCGCCGTCCGCCGGGCCACCGGCAAGATGTTCAAGGCCGTGAAGCGGCACCGGCGCAACGAGAAGCGCGACGCGATCGCCGAGGCGGATCGCGCAGTCATGGCGCTCACCGCAACCGCCGCCCCGGACCGGATCGACGACGAGACCCGTGGCAACAAGCTCTCGAGTTCGGCGACGGGTGAGATCGCGGGTCACCTCATCCGGTCGCGCCCCTGCTACATCTGCAAGCAGCACTACACCCAGGTGGATGCGTTCTACCACCAGCTCTGCCCGGACTGCGCCGCCATGAGCCACGCCAAGCGGGACGCACGCACCGACCTCACGGGACGCCGGGCACTGTTGACGGGCGGCCGCGCGAAGATCGGCATGTACATCGCATTGCGGCTGCTGCGCGACGGCGCCCACACGACGATCACCACCCGTTTCCCCAAGGACGCGGCGCGCCGCTTCGCCGCCATGGAGGACAGCGCCGAGTGGCTGCACCGCCTGCGGATCGTGGGCATCGACCTGCGAGATCCCTCCCAGGTCCTGGCCCTCACCGACTCCGTGGCCGCCGCCGGGCCGCTCGACATCATCATCAACAACGCGGCCCAGACCGTGCGCCGCTCCGGCAACGCCTACCAGCCGCTCGTCGAGGCCGAGGACGAGCCCCTGCCCGCCGCCCTGCAGGAGGGCAACGGCGGTCCGGAACTGGTGACCTTCGGGCACGCCCATGACAAGCACCCCCTGGCCCTGGCCTCCAGCGTCCTGGAGCACCCCGTGCTGGCGGGCGACGCCATCACGTCGCTCGCGCTCTCGACGGGCTCCGCGTCGCTCGACCGGATCGCTGCCGGCACCGCGATCGACGCCGGCGGCCTGGTCCCGGACCTCGCCACGATCAACTCCTGGACCCAGGTGGTGGACCAGGTGGACCCGCTGGAGATGCTGGAGGTCCAGCTCTGCAACGTGACCGCGCCCTTCCTGCTGGTCAGCCGCCTGCGGGACGCCATGCGGCGGTCCACCGCTCGGCGCAAGTACGTGGTCAACGTGAGCGCCATGGAGGGTCAGTTCTCCCGCGCTTACAAGGGGCCGGGTCACCCGCACACCAACATGGCGAAGGCGTCCCTGAACATGATGACCCGGACGAGCGCCGGCGAGATGTTCGAAAGCGATCAGATCCTCATGACCGCCGTGGACACCGGCTGGATCACGGACGAGCGCCCGCACTACACCAAGGTCCGGCTCATGGACGAGGGCTTCCACGCTCCCCTGGACCTGGTGGACGGCGCGGCCCGGGTCTACGACCCGATCGTGATGGGAGAGGCGGGCGAAGATCAGTACGGGGTCTTCCTGAAGGACTACAAGCCCTCCCCCTGGTGAGCAGCACACGCTGACGAAGAGGCGGCGGCAGGCCGGTGAAGGCGCCACTTCACCGGCCGTGACCGCCTCACATGGTTAAATGTTCGGGTGCAAAACCAGAATCTGAAACGCCTCGAGGCGCAGGACCGCTCCGCCGCGGTGA
Above is a window of Arthrobacter sp. Y-9 DNA encoding:
- the glgA gene encoding glycogen synthase — translated: MRIDIVSKEFPPDIYGGAGVHVAELSRVLASHVDLRVHAFGAPRDADFHGATVSTYETPVELKDANPAVQTLGVDLSIVPDVAGADLVHSHTWYANMAGHLASLLHGIPHVLSAHSLEPLRPWKAEQLGGGYRLSSWVEQTSYEAAAAIIAVSEGMRQDILRCYPNVDPAKVRVVHNGIDVSLWERDENDDAVRALGIDPSRPSVVFVGRNTRQKGVPYLLRAAQQLPADVQLVLCLGAADTPELAAETAELIAGLQAERDGVVLIERMLPRRELIQVLSHATAFACPSIYEPLGIVNLEAMACGAAVVASATGGIPEVVAHGETGLLVPLEQVTDGTGTPLDPQKFVDDFAAALHEVVSDPQRAHAMGQAGRRRAEENFSWDSIAQTTLDVYRSVLPQGGDQS
- the glgC gene encoding glucose-1-phosphate adenylyltransferase, giving the protein MALKKVLAIVLAGGEGNRLMPLTADRAKPAVPFAGSYRLIDFALSNLVNSGYFKIVVLTQYKSHSLDRHISETWRLSTQLQNYVASVPAQQRIGKSWFLGSANAIYQSLNLIHDAQPDIVVVVGADHVYRMDFQQMVAQHVASGAKATVAAVRQPLEMANQFGVIEVDQEDASKISAFVEKPASTPGLAAAPDQFLASMGNYVFDADALVEALTLDAERTDTKHDMGGDIIPYFVSRGEAGVYDFTTNQIPGSTERDRTYWRDVGTIDSFYDAHMDLISPVPVFNLYNRDWPIFTRQTISPPAKFVKGRNNTVGTALDSIVANGVVVSGGIVEGSVLSNDAYIEAGARVLDSVLMDNVYVGEGAIVRRAILDKNVRIPKGATIGVDRELDEARGFKVTESGITVLSKGQPVPEPDEDELALSRSLRGTVPESVKAAVEEYDELKAAIDKVSLVQTETTETASDEDVDSAEDAAAEVTADAKSS
- a CDS encoding SDR family NAD(P)-dependent oxidoreductase, yielding MTTPELTPDEIEACLKVLNTIHVYDEEDPDYIAVRRATGKMFKAVKRHRRNEKRDAIAEADRAVMALTATAAPDRIDDETRGNKLSSSATGEIAGHLIRSRPCYICKQHYTQVDAFYHQLCPDCAAMSHAKRDARTDLTGRRALLTGGRAKIGMYIALRLLRDGAHTTITTRFPKDAARRFAAMEDSAEWLHRLRIVGIDLRDPSQVLALTDSVAAAGPLDIIINNAAQTVRRSGNAYQPLVEAEDEPLPAALQEGNGGPELVTFGHAHDKHPLALASSVLEHPVLAGDAITSLALSTGSASLDRIAAGTAIDAGGLVPDLATINSWTQVVDQVDPLEMLEVQLCNVTAPFLLVSRLRDAMRRSTARRKYVVNVSAMEGQFSRAYKGPGHPHTNMAKASLNMMTRTSAGEMFESDQILMTAVDTGWITDERPHYTKVRLMDEGFHAPLDLVDGAARVYDPIVMGEAGEDQYGVFLKDYKPSPW